A part of Eupeodes corollae unplaced genomic scaffold, idEupCoro1.1 scaffold_945, whole genome shotgun sequence genomic DNA contains:
- the LOC129953463 gene encoding uncharacterized protein LOC129953463: MGGMVVLLAGDFRQTLPVIQRGTPADEIQACIKSSSLWPTVKKLRLKTNMRVHLHNDVDSGLYAEMINTDILNEFQGEKKEYLSMDTIMDTELSTSYPVEFLNSLEPSGVPSHKLQLKLNVPVILMRNLDAPRLCNGTKLRITKLGQNILGATILTGV, encoded by the exons ATGGGAGGCATGGTAGTTTTATTGGCTGGTGATTTCCGTCAAACCCTCCCAGTGATTCAAAGGGGGACACCAGCAGATGAAATTCAAGCGTGCATTAAATCATCAAGCTTATGGCCGACAGTCAAAAAACTTcgcctgaaaacgaatatgagagtgCATCTTCATAATGACGTGGATTCAGGACTTTACGCAGAAAT gATCAACACTGACATTTTAAACGAGTTTCAAGGAGAAAAGAAGGAATATTTGTCAATGGATACAATTATGGATACGGAACTAAGTACTTCATATCCTgtagagtttttaaattcacttgaacCATCGGGTGTACCGTCAcataaacttcaattgaaactaAATGTACCAGTAATACTTATGCGAAATCTAGATGCTCCTCGGCTATGTAATGGAACAAAGCTTCGGATAACAAAATTGGGACAGAACATTCTTGGTGCTACTATTTTAACAGGTGTCG